A DNA window from Patescibacteria group bacterium contains the following coding sequences:
- the pseI gene encoding pseudaminic acid synthase produces MRLKIGNKTIGDGAPAFIVAELSANHGNKFEIAADTVRAMRDSGADAVKLQTYTADTITLNCDNDYFKIKQGTIWDGKNLHKLYEEASMPWEWQPKLKKIANDLGMECFSTPFDNTAVDFLEKMDVPAYKIASFEITDIPLIEYTASKGKPMILATGVAELSDIEDAIAACRRMGNNQIAVLKCTSSYPAPLREINLATIPDIGRRLKAIAGLSDHTIGSAIPIASCALGAKIIEKHFILDKKIGGPDASFSMEPEDFRKMVSSIREVEESLGKVNYELTEKASKSRDFCRSLFVAENIERGELFTTDNIRSVRPGFGLPPKHLNAILGKRAKKHLEKGTPLNWMHI; encoded by the coding sequence ATGAGATTGAAGATTGGGAATAAAACGATTGGTGATGGAGCTCCGGCATTCATTGTCGCCGAATTATCGGCCAACCATGGAAACAAATTCGAGATAGCAGCGGACACTGTTAGGGCGATGAGAGATTCAGGTGCAGATGCCGTAAAGTTGCAAACTTACACTGCGGATACTATTACACTAAATTGCGACAATGATTACTTCAAGATCAAGCAGGGCACAATCTGGGATGGTAAAAATCTTCATAAATTGTACGAAGAGGCCTCTATGCCATGGGAGTGGCAGCCGAAGCTCAAGAAAATCGCCAATGATCTTGGCATGGAGTGTTTCTCGACTCCCTTTGACAATACGGCTGTCGATTTTCTAGAAAAAATGGATGTGCCTGCTTACAAAATTGCTTCTTTTGAAATTACAGATATTCCGTTGATCGAATATACCGCGTCGAAAGGCAAGCCGATGATACTAGCGACAGGTGTCGCGGAGTTATCAGATATAGAGGATGCTATTGCCGCTTGTCGAAGAATGGGTAATAACCAAATTGCAGTACTTAAATGCACTTCGTCATATCCTGCACCTCTGAGGGAGATAAATTTAGCAACGATCCCAGACATCGGTCGGAGGCTGAAAGCGATTGCTGGCTTATCTGACCACACCATTGGTTCAGCGATTCCGATCGCTAGCTGTGCTCTTGGCGCAAAGATAATTGAGAAGCATTTCATATTGGATAAAAAAATTGGTGGGCCAGATGCATCTTTCTCTATGGAACCAGAAGATTTTCGCAAAATGGTTAGTTCTATTCGAGAAGTAGAAGAATCTCTTGGCAAGGTGAATTATGAATTGACCGAAAAGGCAAGCAAGAGCCGAGATTTCTGTCGGTCACTTTTTGTAGCAGAGAATATTGAACGAGGTGAATTATTTACTACTGACAACATACGATCGGTTAGGCCAGGCTTTGGGTTACCGCCGAAACATCTCAATGCAATATTGGGTAAAAGAGCCAAAAAACACCTAGAAAAGGGTACGCCACTTAATTGGATGCACA
- a CDS encoding GNAT family N-acetyltransferase, giving the protein MDKNEIRDNVTLRLATEKDCKKIFYLFNDPLVRKNSVNQEKLDFKNHKAWFARKICDKNYIFLIAETKGLFAGQVRFDLKGDEALTGVSLHKRFRGYGLGKILLIRGMDYLKKYRPEISFATGDIKPNNLAAVRNSEYAGFVFEKESVISGEKFLRCKCDLRKRSR; this is encoded by the coding sequence ATGGATAAAAACGAAATTAGAGACAACGTAACACTTCGGTTGGCTACCGAGAAAGATTGCAAAAAGATCTTCTATCTTTTTAATGATCCCTTGGTAAGAAAAAATTCCGTAAATCAAGAAAAATTAGATTTTAAGAACCATAAGGCGTGGTTCGCCAGAAAAATTTGCGATAAGAATTATATTTTTCTGATCGCTGAAACTAAGGGCCTTTTTGCTGGTCAAGTAAGATTTGATCTCAAAGGGGACGAGGCCTTGACCGGTGTTAGTCTTCACAAAAGGTTTAGGGGATATGGTCTTGGCAAAATTCTTCTTATCAGAGGCATGGACTACTTAAAAAAATATCGGCCCGAAATAAGCTTTGCTACTGGTGACATAAAACCAAACAATCTAGCAGCTGTCAGAAACTCTGAATATGCCGGTTTCGTTTTCGAGAAAGAAAGTGTTATAAGCGGAGAGAAATTCTTACGCTGTAAATGTGATTTAAGAAAGAGATCCCGATGA
- a CDS encoding NUDIX hydrolase, with the protein MAGWKKVDSKTAFECPYYSISEDNVIRPDGAPGKYFHVVTKGSVSIIAEDTDEKIYMVSQHRYTADNELSTEVVAGGIEKNEDPLSAAKRELVEEAGIAAKEWIYLGNFRPFNGISSEIDYVYLARDLTQGLSNPDSTEDITLSKKSLAEVKELILKNEITDGQAIAALMKYIIYKENV; encoded by the coding sequence ATGGCTGGCTGGAAAAAAGTTGATAGCAAAACCGCCTTTGAGTGTCCTTATTACTCGATTTCTGAGGATAATGTGATCCGTCCAGACGGCGCACCAGGCAAATACTTCCATGTCGTGACCAAAGGCTCGGTTTCTATCATCGCAGAAGACACGGACGAGAAGATTTATATGGTCAGCCAGCATCGCTACACGGCAGACAATGAATTGTCCACTGAAGTAGTAGCTGGCGGTATCGAGAAAAATGAAGATCCTTTGTCAGCAGCCAAGCGAGAGCTTGTGGAGGAAGCTGGAATCGCTGCTAAAGAGTGGATATATTTGGGGAACTTTCGGCCATTCAATGGTATTTCCTCCGAGATTGATTACGTCTACTTGGCCCGAGATTTGACCCAAGGGCTTAGTAATCCTGATTCGACTGAAGATATTACGCTATCGAAAAAAAGTCTGGCCGAGGTAAAAGAATTGATATTGAAAAATGAGATCACTGATGGCCAAGCCATCGCCGCATTGATGAAATATATTATATATAAGGAGAATGTATGA
- a CDS encoding acetyl-CoA C-acetyltransferase — translation MKENVYIVSAKRTAVGKFGGSLQGSSAPELAAAVIKNLIAENPGIEKKVGEVILGNVLSAGLGQNPARIASVKAGIPESVPAYTVNKVCGSGLKSITLASQAIELREADLIVAGGMENMSRSPYLIDDHRFGVKLGDQTIKDSMITDGLFCSLIGEHMGVTAENVAKKYKVSREDQDRFAFRSHEKALAAMMENRLSDEIVPVLVKQKKEMAEFKIDEQPRADTTFEALAKLKPIFDKDGTVTAGNSSSLNDRAAVIFVASEKFVQNEKIKPMARIMSYASVGLDPKIMGMGVYYAVVACLKKANFKIEDIDLWELNEAFASQSVAALKLLGIDEKIVNVNGGAIALGHPIGASGARILVSLIHELKRRKLKYGVASLCIGGGQGIAMLIENYE, via the coding sequence ATGAAAGAAAATGTGTATATCGTCTCAGCCAAAAGAACAGCCGTTGGAAAATTCGGTGGTAGTCTTCAGGGTAGCTCAGCACCAGAGCTTGCTGCGGCTGTTATCAAAAATTTGATTGCCGAGAATCCAGGGATTGAAAAGAAAGTCGGAGAAGTTATTCTTGGCAATGTTTTGTCTGCTGGATTGGGGCAGAATCCGGCCAGAATTGCTAGCGTCAAGGCAGGAATTCCTGAATCAGTTCCGGCCTACACAGTAAACAAGGTTTGTGGATCAGGGTTAAAAAGCATTACCTTGGCCAGCCAGGCGATCGAGCTCAGAGAAGCAGACTTGATTGTCGCTGGTGGGATGGAAAACATGAGCCGTAGCCCATATTTAATTGATGATCATCGGTTCGGAGTAAAACTTGGAGATCAGACGATCAAAGATAGTATGATTACTGATGGATTATTTTGTTCCTTGATCGGCGAACATATGGGGGTAACAGCTGAAAATGTTGCCAAGAAATACAAAGTTTCTAGGGAAGACCAGGATCGATTTGCGTTCAGAAGTCATGAGAAAGCCCTTGCGGCCATGATGGAGAACCGTCTGTCAGATGAGATTGTTCCTGTTCTGGTGAAGCAGAAGAAAGAAATGGCGGAGTTCAAAATTGACGAGCAACCCCGTGCCGACACAACGTTTGAGGCGCTTGCTAAGTTGAAGCCCATATTCGACAAAGACGGCACCGTGACAGCAGGCAACTCCTCATCCTTAAATGATAGAGCTGCGGTTATCTTCGTTGCCTCTGAAAAATTTGTTCAAAATGAGAAAATCAAGCCCATGGCTAGGATTATGAGTTATGCTTCTGTTGGTCTGGATCCCAAGATCATGGGTATGGGTGTTTATTATGCAGTAGTTGCTTGCCTCAAGAAGGCAAATTTCAAGATTGAAGATATCGATCTTTGGGAACTAAACGAGGCTTTTGCCAGCCAAAGTGTTGCTGCCTTGAAACTACTTGGTATAGATGAAAAAATTGTTAATGTAAACGGTGGAGCTATCGCCCTCGGCCACCCAATTGGCGCAAGTGGCGCTCGTATCTTGGTCAGTCTCATCCATGAACTCAAAAGAAGAAAATTAAAATATGGGGTAGCCTCGCTTTGTATTGGTGGTGGTCAGGGCATTGCGATGCTGATAGAAAACTATGAATAA
- the pseC gene encoding UDP-4-amino-4,6-dideoxy-N-acetyl-beta-L-altrosamine transaminase — translation MNSFIAYGKQWLDDDDIAEVVQTLKSDFLTQGPKIEEFEQAICKYTGAKHCVAVSNGTAALHLAVLALNLGNGEGITTPNTFVASANCLAYCGLTPAFADIREDTCNIDLVEIKKRVTDKTKVIVAVDFAGQVADLEEIYDFAKSKGIYVIEDAAHSIGSSFADGSKVGSNKYSDLTTFSFHPVKTITTGEGGAITTNDEKIYKQLLLLRSHGITKDPAILSQNPGPWYYEMQDLGFNYRITDIQAALGLSQLRKLDKFAARRREIVDKYNKAFAKLPNVVTPYEKPGVGSAFHLYVLKIDFAKIGKTRKEVMEELRKNNVGSQVHYIPAHLQPYYQDTYGYKVGDYPVAEAYYEQCLSLPLYPKMTDVEVNFVIQKIKILVS, via the coding sequence ATGAATAGTTTTATTGCATATGGCAAGCAGTGGCTTGATGACGACGATATCGCTGAAGTTGTCCAAACGCTCAAAAGCGACTTCTTGACACAAGGTCCAAAAATAGAGGAGTTTGAGCAGGCAATTTGCAAATATACTGGCGCAAAACATTGTGTCGCCGTCTCCAACGGCACGGCCGCCCTCCATTTGGCCGTTTTAGCATTAAATTTAGGGAACGGTGAGGGGATCACCACACCCAATACATTTGTTGCTTCAGCCAACTGCCTTGCTTATTGCGGGCTAACCCCTGCTTTCGCGGATATCAGGGAGGACACCTGCAATATTGACCTAGTGGAAATCAAGAAGAGAGTGACCGACAAAACCAAGGTAATTGTGGCCGTCGATTTTGCTGGCCAGGTCGCCGACTTGGAGGAAATATACGATTTTGCGAAGAGTAAAGGCATTTATGTAATTGAGGACGCCGCTCACTCTATCGGATCTTCGTTTGCTGATGGCAGTAAGGTTGGGTCAAACAAATATTCCGATCTGACGACCTTCTCGTTCCATCCGGTTAAGACGATTACTACTGGAGAGGGCGGGGCTATCACTACAAATGATGAAAAAATATACAAACAGTTGCTCCTGCTTCGATCTCATGGTATCACCAAAGATCCAGCAATATTAAGCCAAAATCCCGGTCCTTGGTACTATGAAATGCAAGATCTTGGCTTCAATTATCGTATTACTGACATACAAGCTGCGCTTGGTTTGAGTCAGCTTAGGAAACTTGACAAATTTGCTGCACGCCGTCGGGAAATCGTTGATAAATACAATAAAGCGTTCGCTAAACTTCCAAATGTCGTTACCCCTTATGAAAAGCCAGGCGTCGGCTCTGCATTTCATCTTTACGTATTAAAAATTGATTTTGCTAAAATTGGTAAGACGCGCAAAGAGGTGATGGAAGAATTAAGGAAAAACAATGTTGGCTCGCAGGTTCATTATATTCCTGCTCACTTGCAGCCTTATTATCAAGACACATACGGGTATAAGGTTGGGGATTATCCTGTTGCAGAAGCGTATTACGAGCAGTGTTTGAGCTTACCATTGTATCCAAAAATGACCGATGTTGAAGTAAACTTTGTTATCCAAAAAATAAAAATACTGGTCAGCTGA
- the rfbC gene encoding dTDP-4-dehydrorhamnose 3,5-epimerase, whose product MNVTETDIPGVLILEPKAFGDDRGWFMETYSKSKFEEAGIKGEFVQDNHSFSAQKGTLRGIHFQKNPMAQAKIVRCTRGAVLDVAVDLRKDSPTFKQWVSVELTAENKKMFYIPRGFGHGFLTLEENTEFQYKVDNYYSPENDRSIRFDDPEISIDWQVAEPIVSEKDRQAPLLKDSDVDFAYQENQ is encoded by the coding sequence ATGAACGTGACCGAAACAGATATTCCCGGAGTCCTAATCCTCGAGCCCAAGGCTTTTGGTGACGATCGTGGCTGGTTTATGGAGACTTACAGTAAATCTAAGTTTGAGGAGGCCGGGATCAAGGGTGAATTTGTTCAGGACAACCATAGTTTTAGTGCACAAAAAGGCACTCTTCGCGGAATTCATTTCCAGAAGAATCCGATGGCACAAGCCAAAATAGTCCGCTGTACCAGAGGAGCCGTCCTAGACGTTGCGGTTGATCTGAGGAAAGACTCGCCCACATTCAAGCAATGGGTTTCTGTCGAGCTCACGGCCGAAAACAAGAAAATGTTTTACATTCCCAGAGGCTTTGGCCATGGTTTCCTCACACTCGAAGAGAATACAGAATTTCAGTACAAGGTAGATAATTACTATTCGCCAGAAAATGATAGGAGCATCCGTTTCGACGACCCAGAAATCTCTATCGACTGGCAAGTGGCAGAGCCGATCGTGTCAGAAAAGGATCGACAAGCTCCTCTGCTCAAAGATAGCGACGTTGATTTTGCATATCAGGAAAATCAATAA
- the pseB gene encoding UDP-N-acetylglucosamine 4,6-dehydratase (inverting) yields the protein MLNNKTILITGGTGSFGKQFTKRILSEYKPKKIIIYSRDEYKQYMMRRQFAEYDSQLRYFIGDVRDKDRLKRALNGVDIVIHAAAMKHVPIAEYNPMEAIKTNIHGAENVIDAALDCGVEKVVALSTDKAVNPVNLYGATKLVSDRLFVSANAYSGGKGPVFSVVRYGNVAGSRGSVIPFFKQLLDSGQRIIPITDFRMTRFLITLNQGVDLVFKAIKEAKGGEIYVSKIPSVKITDLAKAMHKEVKLKEIGIREGEKLHEVMITEEDSRLTHDYGDHYIIYPDFDWWNPKIHCKPGSKKVMEGFRYSSDLNDEWLDQKGITEFLKSIEIVY from the coding sequence ATGCTAAATAATAAAACAATTCTAATCACGGGTGGGACCGGCTCATTTGGTAAGCAATTTACTAAGCGGATTTTGTCTGAATATAAACCAAAAAAGATCATCATTTATTCTCGTGACGAGTATAAGCAATACATGATGCGCCGACAGTTCGCCGAATATGACAGTCAGCTGCGTTACTTTATCGGAGATGTCCGTGACAAAGATCGTCTGAAGAGGGCCCTCAATGGAGTAGATATTGTGATCCATGCGGCCGCTATGAAGCATGTGCCGATAGCCGAATACAACCCGATGGAGGCCATCAAAACCAATATTCACGGCGCAGAGAATGTAATCGATGCGGCTTTGGACTGCGGGGTCGAGAAAGTAGTTGCTCTTTCTACCGATAAAGCTGTCAATCCAGTCAACCTTTATGGGGCCACCAAGTTAGTCTCTGATAGATTGTTTGTTTCCGCCAACGCTTACTCTGGGGGCAAGGGCCCAGTTTTTTCTGTAGTCCGATATGGCAACGTTGCCGGTAGCCGCGGCTCAGTCATACCTTTCTTCAAACAGTTGTTAGATTCTGGCCAAAGAATAATTCCGATCACTGATTTCCGTATGACCCGATTTTTAATAACTCTCAATCAAGGCGTCGATCTTGTATTTAAGGCGATCAAAGAAGCCAAAGGCGGCGAGATTTATGTGTCCAAGATCCCGTCTGTCAAAATTACTGATTTGGCCAAAGCGATGCACAAAGAGGTCAAGCTTAAAGAAATTGGCATCAGGGAAGGGGAGAAACTTCATGAAGTCATGATCACTGAGGAAGACTCCAGATTAACCCATGACTACGGCGATCACTACATTATCTATCCAGATTTTGATTGGTGGAACCCAAAAATTCATTGCAAACCAGGGAGCAAGAAAGTGATGGAGGGATTCCGCTATTCCTCAGATTTAAACGATGAGTGGTTGGATCAAAAAGGCATTACAGAATTTTTGAAATCAATAGAGATTGTGTATTAA
- a CDS encoding lipopolysaccharide biosynthesis protein — protein sequence MKKRLVQFVEKVHLKVFGHEMGDEMRSFLTRLSWSFLSGIGALPILMLITTLAGRFMGPIEYGKYNLMLVANQYLIIFIFLGLDTVLIRSIARDPSVKARKRVISSISNIVFLVLVGLVVLSPIVYPFVSRIMSGGKSFFLMLICYTIVFSAKTLFDSSIRGLEEFKVQAKAKIFEVIIVAVLFIAVFFVLKDHTFAGFVSVLVAGAIAISIYYLSYLKRYFGKSNFTDSLAVLREGKWFLISALLGTIFLSADKIIIAKYLGFTAFGIYSAYYFSSFTLIAQAGQLFNNVFFPATVRVKDKAFIKKIDKIFCIGFLPLFVLASCLTLIMLSIFGRQYPVSLFYVIGFSVLSVVFLFQSIYATIILDFSEQYYRKCLLTTYGVNFLAICLYIVAVRFSFFSVSLVIGTLIANYCITIAIQRFYIKKVMSE from the coding sequence ATGAAAAAAAGATTAGTACAATTTGTCGAAAAAGTCCACCTCAAGGTCTTCGGTCATGAGATGGGGGATGAGATGCGGTCATTCTTAACTCGCCTATCGTGGTCCTTTTTGTCTGGCATCGGAGCCTTACCAATTCTCATGCTGATTACCACCCTGGCTGGGCGCTTCATGGGACCGATCGAGTATGGAAAATACAATCTCATGCTGGTTGCAAATCAGTATTTAATTATTTTCATTTTTTTGGGTCTGGATACAGTACTTATCAGAAGCATCGCGAGAGACCCTTCCGTTAAAGCTAGAAAACGGGTTATCTCATCAATAAGCAACATTGTTTTTCTGGTGCTAGTCGGGTTGGTGGTCCTCTCGCCAATAGTTTATCCTTTTGTGAGCCGGATAATGTCTGGAGGAAAATCCTTTTTTCTGATGCTCATATGCTACACAATTGTTTTCTCAGCTAAAACTTTATTTGATTCGTCCATTAGAGGGCTGGAGGAGTTCAAAGTTCAGGCTAAGGCTAAGATATTCGAGGTGATTATCGTTGCCGTTCTATTTATCGCGGTGTTTTTTGTCCTAAAAGATCACACATTTGCGGGATTCGTTTCAGTTCTAGTCGCTGGGGCTATAGCAATATCGATTTATTATCTATCCTATCTTAAAAGATATTTTGGCAAAAGTAACTTTACTGATTCATTGGCTGTTTTGAGGGAGGGGAAATGGTTTCTCATAAGCGCGCTGCTTGGCACGATTTTCTTATCCGCTGACAAAATAATAATTGCGAAATATCTTGGATTCACAGCGTTTGGCATATACAGTGCCTATTATTTTTCTTCTTTTACCTTGATCGCACAAGCTGGGCAATTGTTTAACAACGTATTTTTCCCTGCTACAGTTCGGGTAAAAGACAAAGCATTTATTAAAAAAATTGATAAAATCTTTTGTATTGGGTTCCTGCCGCTGTTTGTTCTTGCATCTTGCTTGACTCTAATAATGTTATCAATATTTGGGCGGCAATACCCGGTCAGTTTATTTTATGTTATTGGCTTCTCCGTGCTCTCAGTTGTCTTTCTGTTCCAATCGATATATGCTACAATCATTCTTGATTTTTCGGAACAATATTATAGGAAATGTCTGTTAACTACATATGGAGTAAATTTCTTAGCGATTTGCCTCTATATAGTGGCTGTGAGGTTTAGCTTCTTCTCCGTGTCTTTAGTGATTGGGACTCTGATAGCAAACTATTGTATCACGATAGCGATTCAGCGTTTCTATATAAAGAAAGTAATGAGCGAGTGA
- a CDS encoding beta-ketoacyl-ACP reductase, whose product MNKIAVITGSTRGIGKSMALEFAKNGYTIAMTGTKENDASKQTVAEVKEISPKSSIFYFDVANYEEVEKACAKILDQFGQVDVVVNNAGIARDRTLLKLSLEDWDAVIKTDLYGPFFIIKQFLPKMVENGGGRIINISSIIAQIGNFGQTNYSAAKAGLIGLTKSLAKETARYGITVNAICPGFTETDMVAGVPDEIMKTKVLPKIALGRLAKPQEIAKLAIFLASDDSSYITGECIGINGGWL is encoded by the coding sequence ATGAATAAGATTGCTGTTATCACTGGATCGACCAGAGGAATTGGCAAAAGTATGGCCCTGGAGTTCGCGAAAAATGGTTATACAATAGCGATGACGGGAACCAAAGAAAACGACGCTTCCAAGCAGACCGTCGCTGAGGTCAAAGAAATTTCTCCCAAGAGCTCCATATTCTACTTTGATGTAGCTAACTACGAAGAAGTAGAAAAAGCTTGCGCGAAAATTCTGGATCAATTTGGCCAGGTGGATGTTGTGGTAAATAATGCTGGTATTGCTAGAGATAGAACGCTATTGAAGTTGTCTCTCGAGGATTGGGACGCCGTGATTAAAACTGATCTTTACGGCCCCTTTTTCATCATCAAACAATTTTTACCTAAAATGGTTGAAAATGGCGGAGGGCGAATCATCAATATTTCCTCCATTATAGCTCAGATCGGTAACTTCGGCCAAACAAACTATAGCGCCGCCAAGGCCGGCTTGATCGGCCTGACCAAGTCTCTGGCCAAGGAAACGGCACGATACGGTATCACAGTCAACGCCATTTGCCCCGGTTTTACAGAAACTGATATGGTGGCCGGAGTCCCAGATGAAATAATGAAAACAAAAGTTTTGCCAAAAATTGCTCTTGGCAGATTAGCCAAACCGCAAGAAATTGCGAAACTAGCCATTTTTTTGGCTTCTGACGACAGCAGCTATATTACCGGAGAATGTATCGGTATCAACGGCGGTTGGCTATAG
- the rfbB gene encoding dTDP-glucose 4,6-dehydratase codes for MKILVTGGAGFIGSNFILYMMSKYPDYEIVNLDNLTYAGNLETLASVENNPNYTFVHGDICDRETVVKAMAGCDIVVHFAAESHVDRSITGPAIFVKTNVVGTQVLLDVAKDNNIKRFHHVSTDEVFGALDLDKPEERFSESTPYCPHSPYSASKAGSDHLVRAYHDTYGLDVTISNCTNNYGPYQFPEKVIPLFITNALQDKALPIYGKGLAIRDYIYVTDHCAGIDLIVHNGKAGETYCLGGHAEKNGLEVADTILRTVGKPETLKTHVEDRKGHDMRYAIDDTKIRNELGYKPSVTFDEGIQKTIDWYKENKTWWERIISKEYLDTNREQLNNSKVGE; via the coding sequence ATGAAAATTTTGGTAACTGGGGGCGCTGGATTTATTGGTTCAAACTTTATTCTCTACATGATGAGCAAGTATCCCGACTACGAAATAGTTAACTTGGATAATCTGACCTACGCAGGAAATCTAGAAACTCTTGCCAGTGTCGAGAACAATCCAAATTATACTTTTGTCCATGGTGACATTTGCGATCGCGAAACGGTCGTCAAGGCGATGGCTGGCTGTGATATTGTCGTCCATTTCGCCGCAGAATCCCATGTCGATCGTTCGATCACTGGGCCAGCGATTTTCGTCAAGACAAATGTTGTCGGGACTCAAGTCTTGCTCGATGTTGCCAAGGACAACAATATCAAGCGATTCCATCACGTCTCGACCGATGAAGTCTTCGGTGCCCTCGACTTGGACAAGCCAGAAGAGAGATTTTCCGAATCAACTCCATATTGTCCGCACTCCCCATATTCTGCTTCCAAGGCCGGTAGCGACCACCTAGTTCGTGCTTATCATGATACTTATGGACTTGATGTGACTATCTCCAACTGCACCAACAATTATGGCCCGTATCAATTTCCAGAGAAGGTTATTCCCCTCTTCATCACCAACGCCCTTCAAGACAAGGCCCTCCCGATCTATGGCAAAGGCCTGGCTATCAGAGATTATATCTATGTCACCGACCACTGCGCTGGCATCGATCTGATCGTTCACAATGGAAAAGCCGGCGAGACCTACTGCCTCGGCGGTCATGCTGAGAAAAATGGCCTGGAAGTAGCTGACACAATATTGAGAACAGTCGGCAAGCCAGAGACACTCAAGACTCACGTCGAGGATCGCAAGGGTCATGATATGAGATATGCCATTGACGACACCAAAATCCGCAACGAGCTTGGCTACAAGCCTTCCGTAACTTTTGACGAGGGCATCCAGAAAACTATTGATTGGTATAAGGAAAACAAAACTTGGTGGGAACGGATCATCTCCAAGGAATATCTCGACACCAATAGAGAGCAATTAAACAATTCAAAGGTTGGGGAATAA
- the rfbA gene encoding glucose-1-phosphate thymidylyltransferase RfbA, with product MKGIILAGGSGTRLYPLTMAMSKQMLPIYDKPMIFYPLSILMLAGIKDVLIISTPHDLPNFKKLLGDGSDYGIKLSYEEQPSPDGLAQAFIIGEKFIGSDDVAMVLGDNIFFGNGLTEMLRDAASNKSGATVFGYYVNDPERFGVVEFDENNRAISLVEKPTEPKSNYAVTGLYFYDNRVVEFAKNLKPSDRGELEITDLNKVYLEKGDLNVKLLGRGFAWLDTGTVDSMSQASEFIRIVEERQNIKVAALEEIAFNQGWISKDQLLVSANRYGKSPYGQYLKKVAEGKIKILESL from the coding sequence ATGAAAGGTATAATTTTAGCAGGTGGGAGTGGGACGAGACTTTATCCGTTGACCATGGCGATGAGCAAGCAGATGTTGCCGATCTATGACAAGCCGATGATCTTCTACCCACTATCAATCCTGATGTTGGCTGGGATCAAGGATGTTTTGATAATTTCAACACCGCACGATCTGCCAAATTTCAAGAAATTGTTGGGGGACGGATCGGATTACGGAATCAAATTGAGCTACGAAGAGCAGCCTTCTCCCGACGGCCTGGCTCAGGCTTTCATCATCGGTGAGAAGTTTATTGGTAGCGACGACGTCGCGATGGTCCTGGGAGACAATATTTTCTTTGGCAACGGGCTGACCGAGATGTTGAGAGACGCCGCCAGCAACAAAAGCGGAGCGACTGTCTTTGGCTATTATGTCAATGACCCGGAGCGATTCGGCGTTGTCGAGTTCGACGAGAACAATAGAGCGATCTCGCTGGTCGAGAAACCAACCGAGCCCAAGTCCAACTACGCCGTGACCGGCCTCTATTTCTATGACAACCGCGTCGTCGAATTCGCCAAGAATTTGAAACCGAGTGATCGAGGCGAGTTGGAAATCACCGATTTGAACAAGGTATATTTGGAAAAGGGTGATCTCAACGTCAAATTGCTCGGCCGAGGATTTGCCTGGCTCGACACTGGAACGGTGGATTCGATGTCGCAAGCCAGCGAATTTATCCGCATTGTTGAAGAGCGCCAGAATATCAAAGTTGCCGCACTCGAAGAAATTGCCTTCAACCAGGGTTGGATTTCGAAGGATCAATTGCTCGTATCAGCAAATAGGTATGGTAAGTCTCCATATGGCCAATATTTAAAGAAGGTGGCTGAGGGCAAAATTAAAATCCTGGAGTCGCTATGA